A region of the Silene latifolia isolate original U9 population chromosome 9, ASM4854445v1, whole genome shotgun sequence genome:
cattcgaccgacccatttgaccaactcaattcatcaatcaacatgttttaattaacatattttcaaaacaaaatccttttttaaggcacctttttaaacttctttgatcgcgattagtcacaacgagaaaaccgtctttaaagtcgtctacttcgcaaacatcaatacacgtaagtttgagggtgtaaatatctcacttatttcatgtctttgctgtttttatgagtttataagcatggacaatgcataacacgattcaaatataggttagatgagccaaaaccgagttttggcctgagacagaagccctttgctattcaaagaggctcgcgcctcaatggggtgtccaggtcagactcaaacgtgtttgagttcgtctttccttcaacactttcttttattttaaattctttccttttacggtttttaccattttgattcatttttatgacaaatacttTAACCATAAatgtaatcacccttggttccttataccatgacggttttatccgtgactcggtgatattactTGATTAaatacattttaaagggtatcataacactctttttttttatttaccatttttctcatttatttacacttgtaaatatattagtcataattcataatcatccttggttctttataccatgtcggtttaatccgagtacgatgacaaactcgactaattacaaataaacgaactaaacataattagttcaaatcaaacattttcctttcacttttatttcattttatctttatcttggccatattgcatgtcacccttggttaaaataaataccatgtcgatttaattcgagtacggtgataaagcggttaagcacacatattttacatttttatttgtaaactatgcttttcaaacttgcaaatccgacaacaaatattactaacacaatagtaattattccgagtcatgtaaacaacatttgcaatcattcatcacaaataaggttttaaataacctttttaacaaccttttaaaatggttttaaacaacctttttgcaaccaggagacgcctcttggttcgtctcatggctcgcgccccaaggcctcCTGTTTTCATCTTTTATAAACCCGGACAGGCCTTATTGGCTCGCCGTATGGCTCGCGCCCTAAAGGGattgcctggcactgttctatttcattttagcacttgtctagaaCGATCCATTACGGTTAATCCGAGTACATAACGGATCAGATGGACAAGCTTAAATTTTATACCTTATCCTTTAAACACACCTTTTCAAgtaaatggatcatgttaagcatcgtaacccgaatttggtaaatggatgtttaatttctgtttcCCATGCAAATCAAtgtaaatccaactcgacatcaaatacttgatatttggataaacaaaccgacttaggaaattctcacatgttaggttaagcttttggatgcacattcatgcattttaaccgtttatcaacttttgcacttaaacaaccacgatcgatcagtagaggccgctaacgcgggcaggattgggtgtccgattaaagggcacCCCAATAcctaccctcacctcttactcagaacctttggatagtggaaggCCTTAttcagggcatacgagagtcattttaggcatagaatgttaaaagggggacgagttcttatctttagtacctatgtcaaacaccgctttttgccttgattgagctaggtataaagtggattcaaacgggttctaagcatcccacaaatgcttgatggtgactccgaacatctctcgcATCGCTtcaagacccttgccgagacgaaaccgactgatctaaagcgatccggtcgaaagcattttacgccaccgagtgtagctttcaatgagaccgatgtacgtccacagattggcttggcgtgcatgtggcccatgtctacatctttataccttcgggagagtcagTGTCATCTTCTAAGTTATATATAGGGGTGTCCATGATGGTCGGGCAAGTAGACTTATCGGTCAATCtattagagtttcctatggatgggtttgaggttatcgtcgggatggactggttgggcaTGTATGAGGCTAAGATAGATTTTCGGCAAAAGAGAGTGTGTTTAAAAGGGCCTAAGGAATTCAAAGTGTCATATAGGCGGTTCGTGGTAAAACCTAAGATGAAGTTGATCGCGGTAATGAcattaaagtcatgtttgagaaaAAAGTGTCCTAtaatcctttgtcatgtgagGGATATGCTAGTAGAGGAGTCATTAGCATGTGATATACCAGTGGTTGGGGAGTTTGGTGACATTTTTCCAGATAAGATACCGGGGTTACCTCCAAAGAGGGACATTGACTTTAGTGTTAAACTCAGACCGGGGACGGGACCGATATCTAAAGCACCGTACGAGATGGGGCCTAAGGAGTTAGAGGAGTTGAATAAGCAGCTGGATGAGTTGCTAGACAAGGGGTATATttgacctagtgtatcaccttggggtacaccagttttgtttgtgaaaaagaaagatgggagtaggaggttgtgcatcgactatagggagttGAACCATGTCatagtgaagaataagtatcctttgccaaggattgatgatttTTTTACCAGCTAAGTGGTGCAGGGGTATTTtataagatcgatttgaggtcgggttatcaccagttaaggatagcagatgaggatactCTGAAGATAGCTTTTCGGtcgcggtatggtcactatgagtatgtggtgatgacTTTTGGATTGACTAATGCACCAACAgtattcatggatcttatgaatcggatctttagtccgttcttggataggtttgtggttgtatttattgatgacatcttggtatACTTTAAGACTAAACAAGAGCACGAGGAGCACCTAAGGTTAGTACTACAGACCTTGCGGGATAATCAGTTTTATGCCaagttatctaagtgtgagttctggttagagaaggtggcttttctgggccatgtgatctcgaaggagggtgtgtcggtggatcctagtaagattgaggcagtgacaaacgGGGAAGAACCGAAGATTGTTGCTGAGATCCGGAGTTTCTTGGGATTAGCTGGCTACTACatgaggttcgtgaaagacttctctaagatcgctagacctatgatagctttgatgaggaaagagaccagattttatggggatgagagttgtgaaattGCATTCccaacattaaaggagcgtttgaccacagctcccgtTCTAGCTCTACTTAAGGGAAGAGacaactttgaggtatatacctgatacccgtcgtgaggtgtcaaaaataaatttataatttccaactacaactacagctagcggcagtcgggtcgaaccacagagaggcagacgtaaattctagttgtttaagttcagtctaaggtaacaataaggtggggggtttgattggattggtctatagctaatgagcgataaaataaagtaaactaagaaaatagatgaaatcaaatataaaaggaggtactaggatggtcggttcgttatagcttcAGGGGCAGCATACtcaacaggtctaaatcgaacacaagtaaggcgggaaacaagaggtcctctcggtccactcttaacaaatagcatctttcgatctcgctataggtccctaatatcactaatactgactctcgtcctgaaaagtgactaacggtctaaactctactcatctttcgatctcagcacagtttagtcatcttaattggtgatctaacaactttccctatctttcgatctaatgggtcagtcataaattaagcatctaactggtcgcatgcattcgattcgttaaatacatcattaaaataaattaaaacgaaaggtaacctcacgtggtcagtcgatcggcCGGGTAAGGCAGTcaatcgactgacacgcgattcagtccaatttaatactacgccgcctacgccataattcccctacatcctagcacaaactatttagctactcatgctgaaggtgataacaacaataatactagggcataaaagtactgaattcataattaaagcggtaggacaaacaattaacatgcaacaataaaatggttcgggaatctaactagcaattctatactaataacgaaatataaatgaattgaaatagggcagaagaataccgagaatagcagaagaatgattaagaacaagagcaaagATTCCAATGCTAAATAATATTTCAAACCCTAATAAAACTcaatgttactgtgtaaaacttaatgtaaaaacttgataaaaatcgggatccctaaaactggtgttctaagttacgttatatagcaaacatacgtaacttttatttccaaaacctaaactcaatgggcttgcgcttcctcggtcttttaattctcgtctgggatagcagattggtcgatcgactgacattataggtcgatcgactgatcttcagTATACAGTATCTTCTGGAACCctcaggttggtcgatcgaccacttgagctgctacttgacttctataatctcgtggatttgtcttttgggccttgaattgcgcaccaagctcgttccttaagcgaatactttacgtcaaatgcagtgcaagatactcggggatggatttagctcgatttccgctggattcttcacatttctgcaataatgtacaaaaatacggaagtagacggaaatagggagaaatgtagcataactacatgaatgagctctgaaatgcgtgtaaaatgggatgtaaaacatcatataaaagacacgcatcaaacttccccaaaccaaacccttgcttgtccccaagcaagaactagactcgatctaatgacctaatggaacgagttcaatctcagagcgaaatgcaacatgtaaaccctaaaccaatttaatgcacaaccaacaatcaattagcaaatgaatcatgcaaacgagttatggagccgttaaaactactgaaccgtcaactgtagagacttatcaaattggactctcacgggtcgctcaaatcactcataagcacaggtgaataatgtataagatagaaagaattcattttgtaaagactctcacctaactacgacctataagaacatgcctgcaatataatatgaaagcaatctctacaaccgtacatatgcattccaaccaacaaaagaccatgacacatgccgaggtatatatgtggatatgtgaggtatgggtaagaagaggcaaaaacatttatgggaaagtggaggtacaggtgatcaagctagtaccgaaacggaaccatatggcaacatccaacttcttgctcaaaaaacaaatggaacggtgctatagcaagcacaaatctcacaatctccaggtataaaagtaatcaactaactccccataaaatatgaataatgcatgggagcaaaaatcgccaaaagataaaggcttgaattatgcgaattgattctttctctttttctcgaacctcagtcgatcgaccaaaaggggcagtcgatcgactgcacgaacagtacagaactctcttttttttttctcttcgaatcattttttttttcatttctctttttttcttttctatttctttctttcctccttttcatctttccaatattatctcaaacatgagcatatgctaccaaaaactaagtaacaatcccaagaacacagactactagcttgacaagggcaggctaaatgtaggatgtagtaataggacaaaaaggctgtttttggcagtgtggggaTCGTGGTca
Encoded here:
- the LOC141601500 gene encoding uncharacterized protein LOC141601500 gives rise to the protein MDWLGMYEAKIDFRQKRVCLKGPKEFKVSYRRFVVKPKMKLIAVMTLKSCLRKKCPIILCHVRDMLVEESLACDIPVVGEFGDIFPDKIPGLPPKRDIDFSVKLRPGTGPISKAPYEMGPKELEELNKQLDELLDKGYI